A single genomic interval of Antechinus flavipes isolate AdamAnt ecotype Samford, QLD, Australia chromosome 1, AdamAnt_v2, whole genome shotgun sequence harbors:
- the MADCAM1 gene encoding mucosal addressin cell adhesion molecule 1, with protein sequence MNEAALPVPLPPRALLLLLLLLLQSSWGAPREGENPLRITPAWPVVRAGGSIRLNCSLSCPKEATVQWKGLDTSLGHVSSVPGLSVLTIPEAALSMAGSKVCISTCQDTTYQDTVELLVYAFPDKVEVSPSLLVPGQGATLVCSAREVSPHDRLSFAWYRGDEELRGLQALDEDLGPEQEAETGEELEVFWVTKRWALPAELVTAGPEFRCRVEMDLGHQAFSHSRAIAVISRMTSPAPSTLLPTTTTAAGPAPPSSVASTVKGHSSGPPEPPASSLTRGPGSSLPLTSNPGSGDPCLPKIFLSPMRGAGGGALELTCQACEPGTSVHWIRAPGRLADYQGQEAGARATLILHPGPLNWGLYQCQVEPGSQKTSCYLDKELLPETDGGNSSASLWTGGCLLGLILAAFVAYRLRRRLGAQGPPDAAQP encoded by the exons ATGAATGAAGCAGCCCtccctgtccccctccccccgcgagccctcctcctcctcctcctcctcctcctccagagcAGCTGGG GGGCGCCGAGGGAAGGCGAGAACCCCCTGCGGATCACGCCCGCGTGGCCGGTGGTCCGGGCCGGAGGCTCCATCAGGCTGAACTGCTCTCTGAGCTGCCCCAAGGAGGCGACCGTGCAGTGGAAGGGGCTGGACACCAGCCTGGGCCACGTCTCCTCCGTGCCGGGTCTCAGCGTCCTGACCATCCCCGAGGCCGCGCTCTCCATGGCGGGGAGCAAGGTGTGCATCAGCACCTGCCAGGACACCACCTACCAGGACACAGTGGAGCTGCTGGTGTACG CCTTTCCCGACAAAGTGGAAGTGTCCCCGAGCCTCCTGGTCCCTGGGCAAGGGGCCACCCTGGTCTGCTCGGCCCGAGAGGTCTCCCCTCACGACAGGCTGAGCTTCGCTTGGTATCGGGGCGACGAGGAGCTGCGGGGCCTGCAGGCCCTGGACGAGGACCTGGGGCCTGAGCAGGAGGCGGAGACCGGGGAGGAGCTGGAGGTGTTCTGGGTCACAAAACGCTGGGCCCTGCCCGCAGAGCTGGTGACCGCGGGGCCCGAGTTCCGCTGCCGGGTAGAGATGGATCTGGGGCATCAGGCTTTCAGCCACAGCCGGGCCATAGCTG TTATTTCCAGGATGACGTCCCCAGCCCCCAGCACCCTTCTGCCCACCACCACCACCGCTGCGGGGCCGGCTCCGCCCTCCTCAGTTGCCTCTACGGTAAAAGGTCATAGCTCCGGGCCCCCTGAGCCCCCAGCTTCCTCCCTGACGCGGGGCCCCGGGTCTTCACTCCCCCTCACCTCAAACCCCGGCTCGGGCGATCCTTGCCTCCCCAAAATATTCCTGTCCCCGATGCGGGGGGCCGGTGGGGGGGCCTTGGAGCTGACGTGCCAGGCGTGTGAACCCGGGACCTCTGTGCACTGGATTCGGGCCCCGGGAAGGCTGGCGGACTACCAGGGACAGGAGGCTGGGGCCCGGGCCACCCTAATCCTGCATCCAGGGCCCCTGAACTGGGGCCTGTACCAGTGCCAAGTGGAACCTGGGAGCCAAAAGACTAGTTGTTACCTAGACAAGGAGCTCT TGCCCGAGACGGACGGCGGGAACAGCTCGGCCTCCCTCTGGACAGGCGGCTGCCTGCTGGGCTTGATCCTCGCGGCCTTTGTGGCTTACCGCCTGCGGAGGCGGCTCGGGGCCCAGGGCCCCCCCGACGCGGCCCAGCCCTGA